Within Streptomyces albofaciens JCM 4342, the genomic segment GCGGCTGGAGGCGAGGAAATTGGCCCGCACCAGCGGGGTGAATCCGGTCACCGGGTGAACTCCGCTCCGGTCAGGTTCAGGTACACGTCTTCGAGGGTCGGGCGGCGCGTCTCCACCTGGTCGAGGTCGACGACGGCGCCGAGGGCGGCCAGCACTTCGGAGACCGAATCCGTGCTGATCTCCGTGTCGGCACCGGTCTGCCGGGTGCCCAGGACACCGGGCAGCGCGGCGGCGGCCTCGCAGGACAGCAGGTCGCCGGGGACCCGGATGCGGCTGGCGCCGCCGGCCTCGCGGATCAGCTGCCGCGGCGAGTCGAGCGCGACCACCCGGCCCGCCTGGACGATCGCCGTGCGGTCGCACAACTCCTCGGCCTCGTCGAGGTGGTGGGTGGTACAGACGATGGAGCAGCCCTGGGCGCGGATGTCGCGCAGCAGCCGCCACAGGCCCCGGCGGGCCTCCGGGTCCAGGGCGGCGGTCGGCTCGTCGAGGAAGAGCAGGCCGGGCTCGTGCACCAGGGCGGAGGCGATCGCCAGGCGCTGGCGCTGACCGCCCGAGAGCTTGTCCACGCGCACCTTCGCCGAGCCGCCCAGGCCCACCTTCTCCAGCGCCTCGGCGGCGGCCGAGCGGGGCAGGTCGTACAGGCCCGCCATGGTCTGGAGGTGTTCGATCGCCGTCAGGTCCGGGAAGAAGGCGGACGCCTGGCTCTGGATGCCGAGTCTGCGGTACACGGCCATCTTGCGCGGCCAGGGGCTTTCGCCGAAGACGGTGACGGTGCCCGAATCCGGCACCCGCTGCCCGGCGAGCATCTCGATCAGGGTGGTCTTGCCCGCGCCGTTGGGGCCGAGGATGCCGAAGAACTCTCCCTCGCTCACGGTGAAGGAGATTCCGTCGACGGCCGTGGTGTCACCGTACGACTTGTGCAGGTCTTGTACGACCACCACGGGCTGGTGCGGCGGTTGTCGGTTCACGGGGGCGGAACTCCTTCGGTGCGTGGGAGGGGGTGGGGACAGGGGTGCGGGCCCGCCGTCGGGCGGTGCCTGCGGTGGTGGTTCGGTACGGCGCCGGCGGCGACGCCGGCCGACGGCGAGCGAGACCGCCGCCCACAGGGCGACGGCGGCCAGGACCAGCAGCCGAGTGGTCCCGTCGGTCGTCCGCACGACGAGCAGGGCGACCGCCGCAGTGAGGGCGAGCGCGGTCCCGGTGAACAGGGCCGCGTAGCTGCGGTACAGCCACCGGGCCCGGGCCGGGTACGGCACGGCGTCCCCAGCCCGTCGCTGCCGCAGGTACGCCCAGGTCTGCGGTCCCAGATCGATGGTGCCCAGAGCGTGCTGGAGCATCCGGTAGCCGTCCAGGCCGGGCAGCGGCAGGTAGTTGAACAGGGCACGCAGCACGCCGACCACGAGCAGGGCGGAGAGGCTGTCGTGGGT encodes:
- a CDS encoding ABC transporter ATP-binding protein produces the protein MNRQPPHQPVVVVQDLHKSYGDTTAVDGISFTVSEGEFFGILGPNGAGKTTLIEMLAGQRVPDSGTVTVFGESPWPRKMAVYRRLGIQSQASAFFPDLTAIEHLQTMAGLYDLPRSAAAEALEKVGLGGSAKVRVDKLSGGQRQRLAIASALVHEPGLLFLDEPTAALDPEARRGLWRLLRDIRAQGCSIVCTTHHLDEAEELCDRTAIVQAGRVVALDSPRQLIREAGGASRIRVPGDLLSCEAAAALPGVLGTRQTGADTEISTDSVSEVLAALGAVVDLDQVETRRPTLEDVYLNLTGAEFTR